The Brassica oleracea var. oleracea cultivar TO1000 chromosome C6, BOL, whole genome shotgun sequence genome includes a region encoding these proteins:
- the LOC106297327 gene encoding nuclear pore complex protein NUP50A-like, whose protein sequence is MVLGLTAPILGSINNSPSSLFGASIIKKNEGSSGFPPKQEVSVETGEENEKVAFSADSIMFEFLDGGWRERGKGEVKVNVSSNGGKARLVMRAKGNYRLILNASLYPEMKLVSMDKKGITFACVNSEGRDGLSTFALKFKDPTILEEFRVAVDKHKGSKTLKQLRL, encoded by the exons ATGGTCTTAGGTCTAACTGCTCCGATTCTAGG ATCTATAAACAATAGCCCTTCTTCTCTTTTCGGCGCATCCATTATCAAGAAGAATGAAGGCAGTAGTGGGTTTCCTCCAAAGCAGGAGGTTTCAGTAGAAACAGGAGAAGAGAACGAGAAAGTTGCATTCTCAGCTGATTCGATCATGTTTGAGTTTCTAGACGGAGGATGGAGAGAGCGTGGTAAAGGAGAAGTCAAGGTAAACGTCTCAAGCAACGGTGGTAAAGCTAGGTTGGTCATGAGAGCTAAAGGGAACTACAGGTTGATCTTAAACGCGAGCCTCTACCCTGAAATGAAACTTGTGAGCATGGACAAAAAAGGAATCACATTCGCCTGTGTGAATAGTGAAGGCAGAGATGGTCTCTCTACATTTGCACTCAAGTTTAAAGACCCAACGATCCTGGAAGAGTTTCGTGTAGCTGTTGACAAACATAAGGGCAGTAAAACATTGAAACAGCTCCGGCTTTGA
- the LOC106297328 gene encoding uncharacterized protein LOC106297328, whose translation MVSNEKKSGAFWKRVATYFAASPKVQGCDVREATHCKNHWKKINDLVKKFCGAYEAATGGSGKRRKLDDGAHSSASHASETMNNEADEAATRPPGVKASMGLARNKAETEYQRMWNIKKEDMAMRDRILKMKLLDNLMAKTEPLAEDEEALQKKLITELLS comes from the exons ATGGTCTCGAATGAGAAAAAATCCGGGGCTTTCTGGAAAAGAGTCGCAACATACTTCGCCGCAAGCCCTAAGGTGCAAGGCTGTGATGTCAGAGAGGCGACCCACTGCAAGAACCATTGGAAGAAGATCAATGATCTAGTCAAGAAGTTTTGTGGGGCTTACGAAGCTGCAA CCGGTGGAAGCGGAAAGAGGAGGAAGCTTGATGATGGTGCACATTCCTCAGCCTCTCATGCGTCTGAAACCATGAATAATGAAGCTGATGAAGCAGCCACTCGTCCCCCGGGTGTGAAGGCATCAATGGGGCTTGCTAGGAATAAGGCAGAGACTGAGTATCAGAGGATGTGGAACATCAAGAAGGAGGATATGGCTATGAGGGACAGGATTTTGAAGATGAAGCTGCTGGATAACCTAATGGCAAAAACAGAACCGTTAGCTGAGGATGAGGAAGCGCTGCAGAAGAAGCTCATAACTGAATTGTTGTCTTAA